The Clostridia bacterium DNA segment GGGCATATTGGTTAGCAAAGCTGGGCACATAGTCAATGCTTAGTCCCAATAGGTCGTTGGAAACTAGAATCTGTCCGTCCAATCCCCTTCCCGACCCAATTCCAATGACGGGAATACTGAGTTGGTCTCGAATCCTAGTGGCAGTTTTTTCGTCTACGCATTCTAGGACTAGGCAAAAAACGCCTAGTCCTTGCAGAAGTTTGGCTTCTTCTAGGATCCATTCTTTTTGCTTTTCTGTCCTATTTTTGTATAGGTAGCCACCCATGGTATGAATTTGTTGGGGTAAAAGTCCCAAATGTCCCATAACGGGTATGCCAGCCTTAAGTAGGGCCTTAATAATTTTCTTTTGTTGACTACCACCTTCAATTTTTACGGCTGAGGCGCCTGCTTGGATGAATTTTCCGGCAATTTCTACTGCCTTCTTTTTGCCCCTGTTACAGCTAAGGAAGGGCATATCGGCAACTACTAATGCTTTTGTCTTAGAAGAGCAAACAGCTTTTAGGTGATGTAAGATGTGTTTGGGTTTTACACTGGTGGTGTTTTGGAAGCCTAGATGTGTCATGCCTACTGAGTCTCCAACTAGTAGGCCGTCTATCCCTGCTTCATCTGCATATCTTGCCGTGAAGCTGTCGTAGGCGGTAACGAAGCTTATCTTGGTTACGTCTTTCATTTCTCGAATTGTTTTTACTGTATTCATGGTTCCTCCCAATAAAAAAGCCCTTAGATAGACTAAGGGTAGGGTTGTACCATTTAGTCTGTCTCTGTCGCTTAGGATCAAAGCAGGTTCTTAAATTAATCGATTTGTCTCCAACTTAATTGTTTTCCGGTCAGTGCTAGTACTTCGTCTGGTTCTACCATGACTGGATTGCCGACTCTTTTAAGGAGTTCAACATCCGTAATGCTGTCGCCATAAGCACATGCCTGTGACCAATCTTGTTCGTTTAGATTGAAATATTTTTCAATTACTTGGACTTTTTGTCTTCCCTCTACTATGGCTAGTCCTGAATCTGCTCGGTATACATTATTGACAAAAGAAATCTTTGAACCAATAACATGGTCAATCTCTATATCATATGTGCACGATTTAAGTAGGTGTTCGTATGCTCCAGATAGAAGCACCGTGGTGAATCCATCTTTTCTTAATCTTCCTATTTCATCTAGCATGGAACTTCTAAGTAGTTTTCGTACTTCTTTTCCAGCTCGCACCAAGAAGCTTTCTACCTCTTCTCCATTCATGCCATCGAAGATTCTATTGAATGCTTTTAAAGCGTGTGTTCTAAAGCCTTCTTTTATTTTCCTATTTCCAAACGATAGCTTATATACTCCATAATATGGCATTATCTGGGCCATGACTAAATAATATTTCACCTTGCTCTGCCCATCTTTCAACCAGAATTCCATCAAAAAAGGTAGGGTGTCTCTTGGAAACAGTGTCCCGTCAAAGTCTATAATAGCTAATTTCATGAATGTTATCCTCACCCCATCTCTTATTATTACATGATAAGAGGCTACGAGGTTATTGTCAAACATCTTGTTAGGTACCTAGTTTTACCATTCCTTCTATATTGTGTGTTAGTTGAGATGCGGTTCGCCGTATCATTCATAACGGTAAAAATCATGCTCATATACTATATGGTAACTAGATAAAAGCACACAGGATATTGACTTGAATCCATTTTGTTGTTTCAATTCAATATTTCCCATTTATATTATGAATCCATATAATATCACTAGCATTGGGTGTTATAACTCCAGAATAGCAGGACCGTGCTGACAAATCTGAACGCACCGAGACGCGTAAGAAGTATCGCGCGGGATACCGTCATCATGAGGATCATGGTCAGAGTACAGTTCTCAAGCAGTCTCTTACGCCTATCCTTCTTTTTGTTCTTGAACTCAAGTAGTGCAAACAATGGCTACCACTAGGAACTAGAAGAACAAATGCCAGGAAGACTTGGGCAATCAGGCTACCCAAGACCACATGCTTGACCTCATCCCTGCCCCTCAGCAATTTCTCACTTGCATCCTGACCAGAAGATGAATATCCTGTAGTGGTCTGAAAACTGAGATCAGCCAACTCGGCAGGACGATTTTCACATCCGATTCCGCAAGTTTCACATAGAAAAAACCAAACTGAAAGGGCAAGGCCATAAAGGTTAGCCCTTGAAAACCAGCATATCCCGCAGGATAAATACAAGACCCAGGGCAACAATATAGGCGGCCTTCATCCACCAGTTCCGGTCCATTAGACCCTGTTTTCGCATGGTATAGCCGAACAGCAGCAGTACCTGTTGGATGCGCCCAGTCCTAATTCAGAGCAACCAGAAAACCAGCAGGCCGCACAAAACAGACAATATCATTCTTCATCCTCCTCATATACCAATAGATCTCCAGGCTGACAGTCAAGCTCCTTGCAGAGCTTCTCCAACGTCTGGAGGCACACAGCTTTGGCCTTATTGTTCTTGAGTATGGAAAGATTAGCATTGGTAATACCACCTCCGCCGCCAGATCCTTCAATGATTTTTTTCCTGGCCATCATTACATCCAGGTTGATTACGATTTTACCCATATCCGCCTCCTAGATGGTCAGGTCGTTTTCCTGCTTATACTGGACCGCCCTATCAAAGAGCAAGGTCAGAACATCGACGCCATGAAAAAGGTGAAGACCACAATCATGATCATAATTGAATTAACCACGAACACTTTGGTCTGAAACAGAGCCGTTACCAGGAAGGTAAAAATGTCCATTCTAAGCAGCCGACGCACATTGTCCAGAATAAACACGTTCTCCATCAGGCAACTCTTAAAAATTTTCCTCAGTTCATTCAGTATCAGGAAAACCAAGATACCAACAATATAAAGGAAAATCAGGAAATACTTATACAATCCAGCACTATAGATAATGGGCATGTATCCAGACCCAATATCCACAGTGACAATGCCGCTTATAATCCAGGGCAAACCTGCTAGAACCACCAGGTTCATCAGTATCAGAAAGATGATTAGTGCATAGGTGATGGTAGAAACCGCCTTCAGTGAGATTCTTTCAATCATGGATGATTCACACGCAACACGGGTTGCGTCCCCTTTCGTTTTCTTGTCCTCATCCCACCATGTGTATTCCTCTATTTCGATAATTTATTATCGTTTAAGCATGTTTCTACCTGATATGCCCTCGTGTACCGCTGCATTGAACGCCGAACTAAACAAAAAATTGGAGGCCTCTTGCGAGACCTCCTAGGGTATATATTGCACGATAGTGCCAATCGCTATTTTCTGTTCTTATATTCATCCAATAGTTCAAGCACCTCATCCTGGTTTTTCATCTGTAGTGCCTTCTTGGCCAATGCTTTGGCATTCTCGTACTTCTGTTCAGATACGAAATGTCTTGCCTTCAACACACCAGACGCGCTCATACTGAACTCATCCAAGCCTAGTCCCAACAGGAGCGGAATAGACCTAACATCGCCAGCCATCTCGCCACACATGCCAACCCATTTCCCTTCCTTATGAGCCGCTTCAATAACCATGGAGATGAGTCTTAGGATCGATGGATTACACGTTTGGTACAAGTATGAAACTTTCTCATTCATCCTGTCCGACGCAAAGGTATATTGAATCAAATCGTTGGAACCGATTGAGAAGAAGTCTACCTCAGGAGCAAATGCATCAGCTAGTATTGCCGCTGAAGGAATCTCTACCATGATTCCAGTCTTGTAAGTACTACTTACTTCCTTACCCTCCTCGACGAGTTCCTGCTCCACTTCCTGAAGAAGTCTTTTGGCCTCCCTGAATTCATCGACCGTAGCTACCATAGGAAACATGATATGCAGATTTCCAAACACGCTAGCACGGAGGAGTGCACGTAGCTGGGTCCGGAAGATATCCGGCATACTCATGCACAGCCGTAGTGCCCGAACACCTAGAAATGGATTCAATTCCTCATCCATTTTGAGATAATCCAGGTTCTTGTCACCGCCGATATCCAGTGTACGTATTACGACAGGCTTATTTCCCATCGATTCCAACACCATTCTGTAGGATTTTAGCTGCTCTTCCTCATTGGGCCAGTCACTTCTGCCCATGAACAAAAATTCAGTTCGGTACAGTCCGATTCCCTCAGCACCGTGATCAAGCACCCTTTGAATATCTGCCGCCTTGCCAATGTTTGCGCTGATTTCAACCTGCTTATTATCCTTGGTCAGACTTTCCTTATCCTTGAAGGTCTCCCAAATGGCTTTATTGCGCTCATGCTCTTCCGCAATAGCCTCGTATTCCTTGATTTCTTCTTCTGTCGGATTAGCAACCACTCTACCGGACAGGCCGTCAAGAACAACCATATCTCCATCGTTTAAAGTTTCGAAGGCTACCTTAGTACCCACGACAGCAGGTATTTCCAGAATTCTTGCCATGATTGCCGTATGGCTCGTTCTTCCTCCAATATCTGTAATGAATCCCTTGACTAAACCTTTTTCCAGTTCAGCCGTATCCGATGGAGTAAGGTCTCTTGCGACCAATACCACTTCTTCTTCAAGAGAACTGAGACTGACCATCTCCTTGCCTTGGATATACATCAGGACACGTTTAGATACATCCTTCACATCCAGCGCTCTCTCCCGGAAATACTCATCTTCCATGGCCTCAAACATATCAACAAAGCTATCACTTATGGCCTGGAATGCAAAGTCCGCATTGATGTGCTCATTCTCTATTCTACAAATGGTCCCATCCCTAAGTTCCGGATCCTTTAAGATTTCAATATGCGCTCCAAATATGGCCGCAGTATCTGCATCCGCATTCTTCTCAGTTTTAACTCGGAGCTTTTCCACGTCTGCGACACTTTTCCTAAGAGCCTCATCCAGTTTCTCTATTTCTTTTTTGACATCGGAAATGGTTTCCTTATTGATTACCAGTTCAGCCTGGTTATGCTTAAAAACCTTTCCAATTACGATTCCATCACTAACGCCGATCCCTCGTATCATATACGTTCACTCCAATCGAATCCAAACAGGGGCAAATTGCTCCCAGACACACTAGCGCAACTTATAGCGCCGCTCCAAGTGCAATGCACCCATAGTTACAGCGATTCAGCTAAATGACGTTGCGAATATAGTTTAAAAGAGTTTCCATGGATTCTTTTTCATTTTCTCCATCTGTGATGATATTGATTACCGTACCTTTGGTAATGGCCAGCGTCAAAATACCCAAAATGCTTTTGGCACTCACTCTTTTCTCATCCTTCTCAACAAATACTTCGCATGCCTGCTCAGAAGCAAGCTTTACGAATTCAGCTGCCGGTCTAGCATGCAAGCCGGTTTCATTCTCAACCTTGATACTCATTATTTCCATGACAATCCTCCGATTTACTTATGATTAACAACTTGCGCTTCGTACTTATCTCACTACAACCTTTTCGATCATTTCGTCATACTCTTCCTTGCTGAAAATATCTGTTCCCTTTTGCATTACAGCAAGGCTACCGCAAGCAACCGCAATCCTAAAGGCTTCCATATTGTTTTTTCCTATGCTCTTACCGGTCAGATATCCACCTAAAAACGAATCCCCTGCTCCAACCGTATTGACCACATTTACGTTGATTGGATCACTGTGGTAGATGACTTTTTCCGTGATAAATACTGCCCCTTCACCACCCAGGGTCAGCAGAACTGTACTCAGTCTGTTGCCTCTTATCAATTCAGCGCAAAACTCCACACATTCCTCATTGTCGGCAAAACGCACATCATACGCCTGCTCCAGTTCTTCCTTATTGGGCTTAATGATGTCCGCACCTGCAGATATACCATCCTTCAGCTTAGCGCCAGACGTATCCAGTACGACTGTGGTCTTGTCCTTTACAAGCCTAATGATGTCAGCATACCAAGTGTCATCAGCTCCTCTGGGAAGACTGCCCCCCAGAACCATATAATCGCTTTCTCCCGCAAGCGTGACCAGCTTGTAGTTGACCCTGTCGATGTCTGCTTCATTTAGCAGGAGTCCCGGCTCATTCAAGTCTGTCGTTCGTTGATGCTTCGTTTCGTTTACTTTGACATTGGTTCTCGTCTTTCCTGCCGCTTGGTAAAAGGAATCTTCAATTCCTTTTTCTCGCAGGTAGGTCGTAAAGAGATCTGCATTGTCTCTTCCCAAGATACCCGTGGCTGTGGTTGCAACACCAAAGAAATTCAACACCTTGGATACGTTGATTCCCTTGCCGCCTACCGTTTCCACAACTTCCTTAATTCTATGCACTTCTCCCAGTACGACTTCATCCAAAAGGATCGATTTATCGATAGCCGGATTCAAAGTTACTGTAGTAATCATGGCTCACCTGCCAAAATTTTCCAGTACGAACTTCTCTGCTTCGAGAGACCATATCCTATTGCTTTTATCCAATATGCTCTCCAGTTCCTTGTATCTGGCATCTTCCGCAGCCAGGTCAGAAAAGTCCCTGATGTCGATAAGCGGCATCTCTATGTGAGGATAGATGAGCTTCTTGCCTCCCGGGATCTTCGGAAGATTGAGAACCGTCTCCGGCACGACTTCCAAGCCTCCCACATGGGTAATCATGACTGCCGGGTTAATAACATCCTTGGCCGTCAGATTTAGCGACTCCCTCATGTCATTGGTACTCCCCCCCGTGGTACCAATGACATGGGTGCCGATATAGTGGACATTGTAGAAATTGAATTCTGCCTTGAACTTGGAGTCCGTCGGGCCTGCAAAGAAATTGAGACAACCATCCTTGCCCAGAATATCGTCAGCCAGCGCGATGACACTTTTTACCGGTGCATACACGTAAGCGTCATCAAAACCAGTTCCCTCAGTCAAATCCATCAAGTATGCAACCGGATCGTCCAGTTCATTGGAGTTAATGTAAGCCAGTTCAACACCGTTCTTTGCCGCCTCTTCCACGGTCAGTACTTTCTTGGCCGTAGCCAGTCTTTCCTCATTGATATCCACTACCACGACCCGTCCGGGTCTTCTGTCACTGTGGATGATATAGTCTATGGCACCGAGTCCCATGGGGCCAGCCGCTGCCAACAGCGCCAGATTTCCGCCTTCCTTAATGCCCATCAGATGCTGATAGGTATAGGCTTCCATATGGTAGTTTGCATGGTACGCCCCAATGATGCAGGACATGGGTTCAGCCAGTGATGCATTGGAATATGATTCTCCATCGTATTTTAGCAAACATCCAAACTCAATAAATTCCCAGGGAATAATGCAGTATGTGGTATTGCCGCCACAGAATTCGTAAGAATAGCCTGGTGCATGAGGCGTGCCC contains these protein-coding regions:
- the panB gene encoding 3-methyl-2-oxobutanoate hydroxymethyltransferase, with amino-acid sequence MNTVKTIREMKDVTKISFVTAYDSFTARYADEAGIDGLLVGDSVGMTHLGFQNTTSVKPKHILHHLKAVCSSKTKALVVADMPFLSCNRGKKKAVEIAGKFIQAGASAVKIEGGSQQKKIIKALLKAGIPVMGHLGLLPQQIHTMGGYLYKNRTEKQKEWILEEAKLLQGLGVFCLVLECVDEKTATRIRDQLSIPVIGIGSGRGLDGQILVSNDLLGLSIDYVPSFANQYAQLGQQMITAFARYVEDVKK
- a CDS encoding haloacid dehalogenase-like hydrolase, with the protein product MKLAIIDFDGTLFPRDTLPFLMEFWLKDGQSKVKYYLVMAQIMPYYGVYKLSFGNRKIKEGFRTHALKAFNRIFDGMNGEEVESFLVRAGKEVRKLLRSSMLDEIGRLRKDGFTTVLLSGAYEHLLKSCTYDIEIDHVIGSKISFVNNVYRADSGLAIVEGRQKVQVIEKYFNLNEQDWSQACAYGDSITDVELLKRVGNPVMVEPDEVLALTGKQLSWRQID
- a CDS encoding helix-turn-helix domain-containing protein, which encodes MGKIVINLDVMMARKKIIEGSGGGGGITNANLSILKNNKAKAVCLQTLEKLCKELDCQPGDLLVYEEDEE
- the ptsP gene encoding phosphoenolpyruvate--protein phosphotransferase, with amino-acid sequence MIRGIGVSDGIVIGKVFKHNQAELVINKETISDVKKEIEKLDEALRKSVADVEKLRVKTEKNADADTAAIFGAHIEILKDPELRDGTICRIENEHINADFAFQAISDSFVDMFEAMEDEYFRERALDVKDVSKRVLMYIQGKEMVSLSSLEEEVVLVARDLTPSDTAELEKGLVKGFITDIGGRTSHTAIMARILEIPAVVGTKVAFETLNDGDMVVLDGLSGRVVANPTEEEIKEYEAIAEEHERNKAIWETFKDKESLTKDNKQVEISANIGKAADIQRVLDHGAEGIGLYRTEFLFMGRSDWPNEEEQLKSYRMVLESMGNKPVVIRTLDIGGDKNLDYLKMDEELNPFLGVRALRLCMSMPDIFRTQLRALLRASVFGNLHIMFPMVATVDEFREAKRLLQEVEQELVEEGKEVSSTYKTGIMVEIPSAAILADAFAPEVDFFSIGSNDLIQYTFASDRMNEKVSYLYQTCNPSILRLISMVIEAAHKEGKWVGMCGEMAGDVRSIPLLLGLGLDEFSMSASGVLKARHFVSEQKYENAKALAKKALQMKNQDEVLELLDEYKNRK
- a CDS encoding HPr family phosphocarrier protein gives rise to the protein MEIMSIKVENETGLHARPAAEFVKLASEQACEVFVEKDEKRVSAKSILGILTLAITKGTVINIITDGENEKESMETLLNYIRNVI
- the pfkB gene encoding 1-phosphofructokinase, which translates into the protein MITTVTLNPAIDKSILLDEVVLGEVHRIKEVVETVGGKGINVSKVLNFFGVATTATGILGRDNADLFTTYLREKGIEDSFYQAAGKTRTNVKVNETKHQRTTDLNEPGLLLNEADIDRVNYKLVTLAGESDYMVLGGSLPRGADDTWYADIIRLVKDKTTVVLDTSGAKLKDGISAGADIIKPNKEELEQAYDVRFADNEECVEFCAELIRGNRLSTVLLTLGGEGAVFITEKVIYHSDPINVNVVNTVGAGDSFLGGYLTGKSIGKNNMEAFRIAVACGSLAVMQKGTDIFSKEEYDEMIEKVVVR
- a CDS encoding zinc-binding dehydrogenase; translated protein: MKARAARLYGANDIRVEDFELPEISDKEILIKVVSNSICMSTYKAAILGKDHKRVPETISEKPIITGHEFAGEIVEIGDMWKEKYDVGEKVTIQPALYYQGTPHAPGYSYEFCGGNTTYCIIPWEFIEFGCLLKYDGESYSNASLAEPMSCIIGAYHANYHMEAYTYQHLMGIKEGGNLALLAAAGPMGLGAIDYIIHSDRRPGRVVVVDINEERLATAKKVLTVEEAAKNGVELAYINSNELDDPVAYLMDLTEGTGFDDAYVYAPVKSVIALADDILGKDGCLNFFAGPTDSKFKAEFNFYNVHYIGTHVIGTTGGSTNDMRESLNLTAKDVINPAVMITHVGGLEVVPETVLNLPKIPGGKKLIYPHIEMPLIDIRDFSDLAAEDARYKELESILDKSNRIWSLEAEKFVLENFGR